A stretch of Clostridium formicaceticum DNA encodes these proteins:
- a CDS encoding OB-fold nucleic acid binding domain-containing protein, translated as MGNTPKVGQYIQDCKRMGIEVLPPDINKSYSTFTVEEGKIRFGLAAVKNVGVNMIETMVQTRKEKGEFISFSDFCQKVDAKDLNKRAVESLIKCGAFDSLKIYRAQLMGVYESLLDSINQDKRRKIQGQLGLFDMTGDTSFSFKKDPLPNIKEFDDKIKLNMEKEILGLYISGHPLAEFQQELKYFTSMNSSTINEIMENPQETEHKDGEKIIVGGMVLEKVTKTTRNNKLMAFIVLEDLLGTMECIIFPNIFSQHMDLIQEGNLIIIEGTLSLKDEENPKILTNTIKPLTKMQTQKLYIKIKEKSDMVLLHKAKNICKKYHGNVPLYIYIEKDNKVLRADRDLWVKLNHDLIQELSQIFGKESVKIK; from the coding sequence ATGGGAAATACACCAAAAGTAGGACAATATATTCAAGACTGCAAAAGGATGGGCATAGAAGTTCTTCCCCCTGATATTAACAAAAGTTATAGCACCTTTACGGTAGAAGAGGGGAAAATTCGATTTGGTTTAGCTGCCGTAAAAAACGTAGGAGTAAATATGATTGAGACGATGGTACAAACTAGAAAGGAAAAAGGAGAATTTATAAGCTTCAGTGACTTTTGTCAAAAAGTAGATGCAAAAGATTTAAATAAAAGAGCTGTAGAAAGTTTAATTAAATGTGGTGCCTTTGACAGTTTGAAAATCTATCGTGCACAGCTGATGGGAGTGTATGAAAGCCTGTTAGATAGTATTAATCAGGACAAAAGAAGAAAAATTCAAGGACAGCTTGGTCTATTTGACATGACAGGAGATACAAGTTTTTCCTTTAAAAAAGATCCCTTACCCAACATAAAAGAATTTGATGACAAAATTAAATTAAATATGGAAAAGGAAATATTGGGCCTCTATATCAGTGGACATCCACTAGCAGAATTTCAGCAGGAACTAAAATATTTTACGAGTATGAATAGCAGTACTATAAACGAAATCATGGAAAATCCTCAGGAAACAGAACACAAAGACGGAGAAAAAATAATTGTTGGAGGTATGGTATTAGAGAAGGTAACAAAAACTACAAGAAATAATAAATTGATGGCTTTTATTGTATTAGAAGATTTATTGGGAACAATGGAATGTATTATATTTCCTAATATTTTTAGCCAGCATATGGATTTAATTCAAGAGGGAAACTTGATAATCATAGAGGGGACATTGAGTTTAAAAGATGAAGAAAATCCTAAAATATTAACCAATACAATAAAACCCCTAACAAAAATGCAGACCCAAAAACTGTATATTAAGATTAAAGAAAAAAGTGATATGGTTTTATTGCATAAAGCTAAAAATATATGTAAAAAATATCATGGCAACGTGCCACTTTATATCTATATAGAAAAGGATAATAAGGTTTTACGGGCAGATAGAGATTTATGGGTAAAGCTCAACCATGATTTAATACAAGAATTATCACAGATATTTGGTAAAGAATCTGTTAAAATTAAGTGA
- a CDS encoding HNH endonuclease, which translates to MLRVCKVTPDRESLKKKTRDILDSVETIRYQEIPLKIVTQVEKVNSKIVGLSNYYKISIAKGVLTTLDNRIYYTALKSVRRLYRTGKNRLMEIDKVNNRTNRHMGYKQMTFYFDYNGLKIGITKASITPIVYARQFNTNLNPYTTEGRNLKAQIAGKQERVRWRPTLYNPYEIFRIVGNNEKHKKIYNFEYVMNREYAFNRDKGKCVACKDFLNKDNIACHHKNSNLPLNQINKLPNLTSLCKSCHNLVHSDLDSDNKKITQLRKIFKNVV; encoded by the coding sequence ATTCTCAGAGTATGTAAGGTAACACCAGATAGAGAATCACTTAAAAAGAAAACTAGGGATATACTGGACTCAGTTGAGACAATAAGATATCAGGAAATTCCATTAAAAATCGTCACCCAAGTGGAAAAGGTAAACAGCAAGATTGTAGGGCTCTCAAATTACTATAAGATTTCGATAGCAAAAGGAGTCCTAACAACCTTAGACAACCGTATATACTACACAGCACTGAAATCTGTGAGGAGATTATACAGAACGGGTAAAAACAGGTTGATGGAAATAGACAAGGTCAATAATAGAACAAACAGGCATATGGGATACAAGCAAATGACTTTCTACTTCGACTACAACGGCCTAAAAATAGGAATCACTAAAGCATCAATAACCCCAATAGTCTACGCTAGACAATTCAATACAAATCTAAACCCCTATACCACGGAAGGACGAAACCTCAAAGCACAAATAGCAGGTAAGCAAGAAAGAGTAAGATGGAGACCAACCCTATACAACCCCTACGAAATCTTTAGGATAGTAGGAAATAACGAAAAGCATAAGAAGATATATAACTTCGAGTATGTTATGAATAGGGAATACGCCTTTAACAGAGACAAAGGTAAATGTGTAGCGTGTAAGGATTTCTTAAACAAAGACAATATAGCTTGTCATCATAAGAATTCAAATCTTCCACTAAATCAAATTAACAAACTACCCAACCTAACATCATTGTGTAAAAGCTGTCATAATTTAGTACATTCAGACTTAGACTCAGATAATAAAAAGATAACTCAGCTTCGTAAAATATTTAAAAATGTTGTTTAG
- a CDS encoding reverse transcriptase domain-containing protein translates to MYLVRYADDWIILTQTIENADRMLKHVNKFFKHRLSLELSEDKTVITDLTKEKVKFLGFEIYKEKKRFSEYVR, encoded by the coding sequence ATGTATTTAGTAAGATATGCTGATGATTGGATAATACTAACACAAACAATAGAGAATGCAGATAGAATGCTAAAACACGTTAATAAATTTTTCAAACACAGATTATCCCTAGAATTATCCGAAGACAAAACAGTCATAACAGACTTAACAAAAGAAAAAGTTAAATTCCTCGGATTTGAAATTTATAAAGAAAAGAAACGATTCTCAGAGTATGTAAGGTAA